Below is a window of Lebetimonas sp. JH292 DNA.
GAGCATCCATAGTTTTCTAAGAATTTTTTTACGAGTCGCAATTTTTTCTTTTTTGCGAGCTTCACTAGGAGGTTCGTAAAATCTTCTTTTTCTGAGCTCCACAACAATCAAGTTACGATCAACTTGTCTTTTGAATTTTCTGTAAGCAGATTCGAAATCTTCTCCTGGGTG
It encodes the following:
- the rpsU gene encoding 30S ribosomal protein S21, whose amino-acid sequence is MPGIVVHPGEDFESAYRKFKRQVDRNLIVVELRKRRFYEPPSEARKKEKIATRKKILRKLWMLRRYESRL